The window GTAAACTGAGAACTTGTTCCCACCCAACTGGGGTGCCACTCCTCTGCCTATCTGGGAATGTGGGCTGAGTTGCCAGGGACTCTTATTTTTTTATGAGGATCctgaaatggaaatttttatgtgaaatcttcTGATATTCAAAATATCCTGTAGGCCAGGgttgtccaatcttttggcttccctgagccacaatggaagaagaaaaattgtcttggaccacacataaaatGCACTAACAAAAATGATGGCTGATGagctaaaaacatttttttaatcacaaaaaaatctcataatgttttaagaaagtttatgaatttgtgttggaccACATCCAAAGCCATCCTGGGTCACCTGTGGTCCACGGGCCACACGTTGGACAAACTTGCTATAGGCCAAACATGTCTGAGCATCTCCACTGTGTGTCTCCAGATTCAAGATAAAAATCTTTACCCAAACacataaaaaagtcaaaatataacaaactaagttgaaataaaatatttcttacatttcATTAGATCTTTCAGTCCTTAAGATACCTAtcatttatccttattttacttgattttttttgttgttgtgaatAATACAGTTTGGCTCTTTTCCAATTCTAGAAGTGGTTGATTCTAAAGCAAATGGTTGAATTCATCAATTGAGTTGTTTTATGAATCAATTCATGccataatgagagaaaaaaaatttaaaccgtTGTTATTATGCATTCAAAATTTTTGTGATTCATTTCTAAACTTTTGGGTTTAATTTTTTAGCGTAAATGTAATTCATATTCTTTTCCTAAGTCAAACAGTAAAgtctataaagtaaaaaattttaaatctcctACATATTTCTCCCCACCTCTGCTGCTCTACCACTTTCACTCGTAATCTCCAGAAACAATCAGTTAAATCTTTGTTATACATTATTTCAGGATTTTCTATGCCTGTTGGCATGTGAATGTAGAtaggtgtttttaaaaagatcttctTGTGTTCATAGCTTTAGCACATCCTGCCTCCACAGAACTCCACAGTACACCACAGATTACCTCCTTACCTGCGCGTCGGAACTCCCACACCAACCTTCTTCTTTTAATGGCTCCAATACCCATAGTATGCATGAAGCAccattcatttaatcctccacTGGTAGACATATGGGTTGCCTCTAGCTTTTGTTATTACAAATACAACTACATATATCCTTATATCATTGTGTACTTGTGTAGGATAGCTGTCCAGAGGTGGAATGCTGGCTCTGAGGCTGAAGATTTCAGATGCTGGCAGGTAtttccaaattgctctccaaagaGCTTACTCCCATTGATATCAACAGCATCTGAGAGGACATTTTGATTCATATGTTGTTTTTCCAGTGGGGTACAGCCCAGAGCACTGGGCAATTTTAAAGGCCAACACTGAGAAGTTAGAGAGTAAATGCCAACTGATAGACtaccaaataattatttcaaagctATATGAGTCTTAAGTTAGAAATACTAACCTGGGGCAGCAATcaacacaaaaaacaaatgaaaaaaaggcaTGATTTAACTTGGAAGCCTGTTGGCTCTTCGAAGACACTTTACTCCAGCTGCACCTTTGCTCACTTCTGGGGAGTTCACCCCTTGGTAAGGAGTCTTCCCAGGAGAAACACTGTGTCTCCAGGCACCCTCTATACACTTCCCGAGACACAGTTGTTGCTGAGTGATCTGTAAAGTGATACCTCCTTCTCTCAAAAGGGCAAAAGCTTCAGCAAGAGGATTTGCTTGAGCCAGGTGGAAAAGCCCCCAGTTGCTATTTCCCCACATGCAAAGGTCTCCCAAATCCTGGTAAAACTGGGGTGGCCAGAATTAGTGAGGACTCTTCAGGAAACTCATGTATCAAAGGATTCTGCTTCACAATGATTCCGGGTCACTAAAGTGACATTGTCCTGTTCTACTCTATGTATTTACTTCACCCAGACTCAGAATAAAAATCTAGAATCTCAGCTTACCAAGTTTGCAGAGGGCTTACAAGTTGCTAGGCAAGGTTAGTATGCAACCAGATAGCAAGAAGATGCAAAAACAGTCTAATAACGGGCCAGGAGCCAACTGAATGCTTGTGAGTATGTTTAACTTAAAGCTTAGGGGAAAATCACCTTTAGGAGCACTGATGGGAGATACCTGGCTGAACAGAGAGTTAACATGAAAGCATCTCTGGAGGCAGCAAATTGGTGACCCACAGGCTAAATATGGCCTGCagatcacatttttaaatgtgcgAGTCTTCTTAAAGATTTGAAGTTCAATAGAATTGGATTGGTCCAGTACTCTACAGTTTACCACAATTCCCACCCCTCCCTTTTACACCCCACCCACTGCTTCTCACATTTCCCTGCTTGGTTCCTGCGGTTATTCATGTTTGCAATCTCTGACTTAGAGGTTTCAATCAATTGCTATCTCAATAGGAGTCAACTGTTGTCATGGTTACCTGAATAGGATTATGCAATCTCAGACATGTTCAAAGGAAGAATACTGTTAAGAACAAGGGAGATTGTGTTTTGACCAGATTTTGTCCTGCTACAGCTGGCTTTTTGGCTTTTCAGAGGGACATTTACAAATGTCCGGGGAATGATCACACAGGGATAGCTCCAAGCCATGTCCTGTGAAGGGTGGTTGATAAAGAGAGTTGACTGATGGGGGACTCCTGAATGGGTGCCCTTCTCCTTAGTTCCACTGTTCCCCCTTTAGTTAAACCCTTGGACTACAGCAACAACTTAACACCCCAACTGAGTATCTCTTCTCTACTCACCCCCTATagtaggctgttcttgcattactataaagaaatacccaagactgggtaatttactaaaaaaaaggtttaattgactcatggttctgcaggctgtacaggaagcatggcaccagcatctgttttttgggAGGCCTCTGGAAGCTCACAATCCTGGCTGAAGGCGAAGTGGGAGCTTGCACATCACTACGTGAAAGcaggggcaagagagagagcagggagtgccacgcacttttaaacaaccagatcttgcaagaactcacttgCTATCACGAGGACAGTAACAGGGGATGCCACAAAACCATGGGTgagaaactgccccatgatccaatcacttcccaccaggccccaccttcaacactggcaattacatttcaatatgagatttgggcagggacacatatccaaactgtatcatcCCCTATATCCCAGTTCATTtcagggacacatatccaaactgtATCTCCCCCATATCCCAATTCATTTCAGTATTTAACTTCTTAAATATTGCCTGGATCTGCACACTTCTGGTACTCCTCACCCCCATCTGTTGCCGGCCTGGACCAAGTGCCTACCTAATGACTTTTCAACACTCACTTTTTCCTCTCCAATGTATTCTCCAAGCTGCAcacagcaacattttaaaaacgtATGCATAACTATGCCTTCCCCATGTCACCTATGTTCCCACCACATTGCTCTTCTTCCTGCCCTCAGACATGCCTGGTTTGCACCTGCATGTGAACCTTTGCTCATGTCGTTTTCTGTCTTTGAAATACCTCTCCCAGATCTCAGCATAGTTTGTCTCTTTTTCAACATTAAATGTCTCACTTCAAACACCACCTCCTTAAGAGATCTTTCTTGATGATTTTGGAGGAGTGCCCACTCCCAGTCACTTTCTACCacgtttttctactttttatttgtttgtttttttcttttcttttctttcttttttttttttttttgacagagtcttgctctgtcgccaggctggagtgcagtggcctgatctcagctcactgcatcctctgcctcctgggttcaagcgaggaggcgtgaagccgggaggttCTCCTCCCTcgtcctcctgagtagctgggatacaggcgtgtgccaccatgcccagctaatttttctatttttagtagagacggggtttcaccgtgttggccaggatggtctcgatctcttgacctcgtgatctgcctgcctcggcctctcaaagtgccgggattacaggcatgagccaccatgcctggcctgtttttctttttatttatttatttttaattcttttttctttgttgattttgtttttttttttctatttgtctcatAGCATACTTTGTCAGTACCTGAAACAATTTTCTATTGGTTAACATATTGGTGTCTGTGTCCTCCACTAGAATTGTAATTCCTGGGCAAGGATTTTAGTCATTTTCTTCACAACTGAATTCCATTTCCctgaataaatatatgaacaaGTTCCCTAAAAACCCTCAGtaaggctgtaatcccagcactttgggaggctgaggcaggtggatcacctgagctcaggagttccagaccagcctgagcaacacggtgaaacctcgtctctactaaaaatacaaaaaattagctgggcgtggtggcacgtgcctgtaaccccagctactcaggaggcacaagaatcgcttgaacccagaaggtagaggttgcagtgagcgtggtgccactgcactccagcctgggtgacagagtaagatgctgtttaaacaacaacaacaacaacaaacaaaccaaaaaaacctcaacaaCTCCCCATTGCTCTGAAGATCAAGACCAAAACCTTTAATTTGATCTATAGGACTCAAGAGATTTGGTCCTCCCTCCAGCTTATCACACACATCTACCTCTTTGCTCCAGCCACCCTAgctttcttccacattttcttttcttttctttttttttttttttttttgtgagacagaatcttgctctgtcgcccaggctggagtgcagtggcgcgatctcggctcactgcaagctctgcctcccgtgttcacgccattctcctgcctcaacctcctgagtagctgggactacaggcacccgttaccacgcccggctaatttttttgtatttttagtagagatgggggtttcaccacgttaggcaggatgttctcgatctcctgctctcgtgatccacccacctcggcctcccaaagtgctgggattacaggcgtgagccatcgcacctgaccgctttcttccacattttcaaagACACTGGGCTTCTTCCACCTCCGGGCTTTGGCACATGCTGTTTCATCTGCCTGGGTCACACAAATTTTCACACGATTGGCTCTTTTCCCCGTTCAGCATTCAGGACCAATGACCTCATTGGACAGGCTTTCCTAACGCTCCATCTAAAGTCACTCCTCATCCTCAGTCACTCTATCCCATCatcctcttttacttttttcataaCATTTACTACCAGctgaaattaaaatgttcatttccttGTTACCTGCATCTCCCACAGCATATTAAGTTATATGAGTTCAGAGATTTTGTGTATGTTGTTCACTGCAGTATCCCTGGTGTCTAGGGTGGTGTCTAGGGTGGTGCCTGGGAACCACTAggcattcaaatatttgttaaataactgAATGACTCAAAGAAGCTTGGGAGGTAGCAGTTATTACTCCTGTTTTACGAACGAGAAAATGAAGGTCCAAAGAGGTTTTCGTTACCCGCCCAAGGACCCATAAGCTTGGAAGGGGTAGATCTAGAATGTAAATCCAGACACAGCTCAAAATTGATGTCTCTCTATACTCTAACTCTTTCCCCACCCCCTTCCCACTCCTTCTAGTTCTGTCATCTGCTTCAGGACTCCTTTGGGAACCTACAAGTTTTGTCACAGATGCCACAGCAGCAAGTGTTTCAGCctattacatacacacatacatgcagacatgcacacacagagacatgtaCATAGACACCCatgcacaaataaaaaacagctgTCTTTCCTAGCATAAAATTCATCTCATTCATCTAGATAATTGATGAAATACAACAGAATTAAGGCAGGAGTGCCAATAATTGCATGAAAAATATTGCCCTGTtgctaaagaaaatattcatgtattcatttattcaagcaCCTATTATTTATTGTGCTCTGAGGATGCCAACAGATGAGGAAAAACAGACCAGGGAGGAGCATATGTCCATTTGGCCAAGGCATATTAGATATGCTCTACTTCAGCGTTTCTCAAATAAGGGACAGAGGAACATCTGCACCCACTCTCCTAGAATATGGATTCCTGGGTCTCATTCCCTGCTGAAGCGGAATTTCTATTTCACTTGAATTTTGCCATAAAACTATGGCTTGGGCACTATGAGTTGTCCCACTTTAGGGATGAGAAAACAAGCATGGGTGGGTTAAAATGAAttggccaaggtcacatagctaagcTAGAAATGAGAACTCATGCATAATTCCCAAATCCACTCTCTTAGCCCCTTAACATTATACACTTCATTCTAGACCATTTTAAAGCTCTTTTCCCCAGTACTGAAACATACAAGACCCTCACTACTCCAAGTGCAGTCTGGCATCATCAGCGTCACCTGCGGGTTTGTTAGGAGTGCAAATTCTTGGATCCCAGCCCAGATGTACTGTATCGAAATCTGCATCTTAAAAAGACCTCCAGGAAGTTTGTGTGCACTTGAAAGCTTGAGAAGTATGCTCCAGATTATTGATTAATGCAAACACAGAAAGCAGAGTAATTCTTGTAACTCCCAGAACCTTTCTAGAGGAGTTTTTCTTGTTAAGCATCTAGTTATTTGACTGAACAACTCAAACCGCGAGAGGGTAACAGGAATAAATCCTAGTGTCTGCTGCCACCTTGTGGTGAGAAGTTCCATCACAGGCAGAATTCGCTCTTCACCACGAAATAAATGGGGCAATGTTGGAAGGGAGGGGTGGATCAGGTCCTCAATTTAGCAATGTACTTTGAGAGACCACTGCAAAATTCCAAGATGTAATGAAAACCACCCTTGGGGTACATTTTGAGATGTCCAAACAACAACTGGCCTTGTCATATGTGTCCCACAGGACACAGAGAACATTCACCAGCTGTAACTGAGAGATCTAACAGAAGCTCAACTTGTGTTAATCAGCGTATCGTTGGTATTCCTATAGGTCCCTACCACTTCAGAGTTCAAATACGCACTTCTGAATGTGGTGGTCAATTAGTGTgtgggtgttttttgttgttgttgttgttgtttgattttttttttctatccaaatGCCAGCATTGAGGCAATCAGATCATCATTTCTGTATTTGCCTTGTTCAAGAATCTGTGAAGTGTTCCACAAAGGTCCATGGAATTTCACACAGCTCTGTCAAATACATCACTGGTGACCTCTGTGAAGTTGTAAACAGGGCCAGTCCCACAAATAATGTCTCTAACACCTGGAAGGGAATAAGGGAAAGACTCTAAAAatttcctacatattttattccGAATAGCCCACACCTTGACAGTACATTCAGTCACTGGATGATTTTGTATTGAAGTCTGTAAGTTCAAGAACTAAAACAATCCAAAACGGCTACTACAGGTGAAGTTGAGAGCAATGGCCCAACCTCAGCTGTATCTACCAGAACCCTTTAAGATTGCCTACAGAAAAGTTGGACAGTGCCGAAGATTCCAGcaactcaagaagaaaaatggCTCATTCAAAAGGAAGGGGATAGAAAGGTAACAGagattcatttccttttctgtcaaaTGAGAGTCTTTGGGTTTGGCATAGTGGCATGTCCTTTTAAGCATTGCATTTAGGAATGAGGACTCTGGATGGATTGGCGGGGAGGGTACTGCGTTGGATCAAGAAATCTAGTGTGACAATGTAAGCTTCATTTTATGATCAGAAACATCTTAATTGTAACAGGGAAAACCTTTCCTTTCCACTCGAAATTAAGTTTCAATGTGGCATAGGAGACTAAAATAAGTTCTGATCCTATGTTGATATTTCAGCATCAGAATTTTGGACATCTCACATCCCGtgaaaatactattattttgaaAAGTCATTAGTGCATTCTTCGAAATAGGTCCACGATCAGTGCTTTCTTTCTCCTATCCCAGCAATTTGGGCTGCTGAAATATGTACTAATCACATTTCACTATGGACACATTGTTTAATGTAACGTTAAAACTGCCTTAGACTTGCTATTTTTTTGCCAATGACAAAACCATATAGACAGGTATGAAACAtccaaaatataatatattttaatttggaaagtcagtgtggtgatttattttccaatttctttgGGCTTCTCTCTTACCAGGTCCATGGGCTATAGTTCAGACATGTAGAAGTGAGGTGTTTTAATGAGTCCTGGAAGCATCAAAGACCAAGCTTGTGAACTTCCATggacaaaataaaatactgcagAGATTTCCACTTTCAATGAAAAGTAGGCACTCCGGGGGAAGCAATACAACCAAATAAATTCAGTAccaacacaaaaatatttaaaaacttaagaaGGGGAGGGTTCTGCTCATATCAGAAATTGCAGCAGTGTGTTCCTAGGCTCTGGAGCTAAATCACCTTTGTTAATTATGTTCTAGATAGATTGGGGATGAGAGTGGGGAGGATGGGAATGGGAAACACCTTCTAGAGATTCTGAGACCACTTAGAACTGGGCTTTTAACATGGGTGGTCTTCAAAATTCCTGAATCTCCTGAAACTGTATTTGCATTGTTCTGTGTCacagtatgtgtatgtgtgtacatgtttatAGTAGTAgaatcacttaaaaattaaattattattaaaggaGTCTCAGAGGGGTCTACGGGAGATTAATCCTACCCATAAGTTATCTCTGGGTGAATTAGGAAATGGTGCTCCCTCCTCAGGACATTTTACTGCCATCTGCCAGAAAATCATTATAATAACTATACACAAGTCTAAGGATGAAATTGAATAGCACCCCCTAGAAGTCATATATGTACATTTTGCAGAACCCTGCCCTTGGTCCCAGAAGGGAGGCTGCTAGCTTCTCCCTTATTTTGCCCTCTAGTGTGGGCTCCCTGCTTGCCTTTTAAGTTAATGGATTTTCCCCATAAGTTAATGGCTTTTCCCCACTGTTCTGATCCACATGGTAATAAAAAGTATCATTTATGGAATGCTTTTTAAGGTTCCAAACACatgaattatttccttttattttcataattctgAAAAGATTATGCCCATTTTCAAATGAGAAGACCAAAGCTTATAGAGGTTACatgacatgcccaaggtcacagagttagGAATTGTCCTGAGTTAAACCAATACCATTCAACTCCAGTGTCTAGGCTGTCACTGAACCACTTCCCATATATAATTACAGAAAAAGGCTGAATGATTTGGGTTCTGTTTAGAACAGTGTTTTCCTGGAGAGTAGTACATATGCTACTGatggtacatgagatattttaggTAATATATGAAGAACATTGTTAATggttataaatttgttttaatccatattagaaatatatgttatatatttaatacaacGTAATAGCATAATATAAAACCTGGGATTTcacccagagaaatgaaaacttatgttcatacAAAACCTAtagataaatgtttatagcagctttattcataatagccccaaactggaaacaacccaagtatcCTTCAATCAGTGAATAGTTAAACAAAGTGTGGTACATTCACATCATGGactattactcagcaataaaaagataTGAACAATTAATACACAAAATCTGGATGAATGCCCaaagaattatgctgagtgaaaaaaagcatatctcaaaaaattacatgatgtatatttccatttacataacattcttgAAAGGACGAGAATTACGCAAACAGAAGACAGATTCGTAGATGCCGGTTTAAGAAAGGGGGGACCAGTGGATAGTGGATGTGGCTATAAAACATGAGGGATCCTGGTGTTactggaaatgttctgtattctGACTGTTTCAGTGTCAATATGCTGGTTGTGAAaatatagttttgcaagatgtcaTCATTTGGGGAAACTAGGTAAAGAGCACACAGAATctccctgtatttctttcttttttttttgtttttttgagacagagtctcgctctgtcgcccaggctggattgcagtggcgcgatctcggctcactgcaagctctgcctcccgggttcacaacattctcctgcctcagcctcccaagtagctgggactacaggcgcccgccaccacgcctaactaatgttttgtgtttttagtagagacagggtttcaccgtgttagccaggatggtctcgatctcctgacctcgtgatccgcctgcttcggcctcccaaagtgctgggattacaggcgtaagccaccgcgcctggccccctccCTGTATTTCTTACAATTGCATGTGAAACTATAATGATctcaacattaaaattttaatttaaaaaacaccgAAATTTCATGGATATTATTACTTTGGGTGAAGCTAACAAAAAATAGTTAATTGAGGAAGAATATTAGGTAATAATTGTATCACCGTACAGGTGATACTCTAGCACAGTGGTGAACAACACAGACCTCAGGATCAGATAATCTGgacataaattatttaatctctccaagctttaatttcttcatgtgTGAAGTAGAGATGAGaatataaagattaaattatgtTATACACATGAAAGCACTTGGAAGAGTGTTTAGCACACAGAAAGCTATCAGGAAATGTTGTCTATTGTTTAGTCTATTGTGTATAATAAAATATGCCAAAATTATGAAGATGGTACACGTAGTCACTATATATGAGTTTACAGTATGTTATCTAAATGAGTGTTTTATGTAAATGCAGTATTTATGGGGCCTTGGAGGTTACTCCTTATTGACTACCCTAGCAGACTCTCTCATCTTTTATTACTTTCACTTTGAAACTGCCAAATCTAGCAAAAACTATGTCAAACTATCATTGAAATAAGATTGCCAATTTGCCAATATAAGTTAATGGATTCCAACAGTCAGACCTGGATTAAAGTCTGCATTCAGCCCTTGGTCAATTAATTTAAACCATGTCTCAGTTTACTCATaagtaaaatgaagacaataatatAACCTACCTCTAACAGTACTGTGTTTAAATTAAATAGCAGCCAGATTACTATAATTTGGTAACAAAACACCAAGTAGTTgctttggctttatttttctgtgatttgATTCTTGgtcttcaatttcattttttttttctgaattgtatAATTGGTTCACATTTGAAGTTTGTGttttaatgatttaaatttttcacttttaacttTTCAGTTTCCCTAATAtgaaccatttttattttgtttagatgGCATAGAGCTGTGTCTACCAACTTactaaaacaaaatgtattgGTCCCTAAAGAGGAATCATCCAGTGATAGTGACATGGGATTTCATGAAAGCCAGCAAAATCAGAAAAGTAATTTGAAGACGAAAGTGAAGACTGCTTTTGGGAGGATGCTGTCCTACAAGTATAGAAGCAAGCCAGCATGTGCCAGCCAAGAGGGCTCCACTGACCATAAAGAAGCCCTCCTGTCAAACACGCAGAGCCTTCTCCCTAGGATTGTCAAGGAGTTTTCATCTCCCAAGTTATTTACAGCAAAAATGAGAAAGCTCTCAGAGAATGGTAATCATATTTGGGCAATTTGTCTTTGGGTTGAGGCCAAGAGGAAGAGTGAAATTAGGATGGATTATCTTGCTACACCAGTATGGCATCCCTGAGGAGCTTGTctgaaatgcagaatctcaggccctacCTGGGACCTTCTGAGTGAGAAGCCACACTTTAGCAAGATCCTCAGTTGGCTTGTATGTTCATaccgttgtgtgtgtgtgtgtgtgtgtgtgtgtgtgtgtgtgtgtgtgtgtgtgtgtttagatggaatctcgctctatcacccaggctgtagtgcagaggcatgatctcggctcactgcaacctctgccttccgggttcaagcaattttcctccctcagccacctgagtagctcgaactacaggagcgtgccaccacacccagctaaattttgtatttttactagagatggggttttaccatattggccaggctggtcttgaactcctgacttcaggtgatccgttcgcctcggcctcccaaagtgctgggattacaggtgtgagccttgcTCATACCTTTTGAGAAGCACTGAATTGGATTGCCTTGGAGGTTCCTTCCAGTTCAATTAAACAGTGTTCTAATCAGTTTAAAgtcactttttatttaaatatatatgtgtgtatatattcatatatacatatatatatttattggaaaatCAAACTCAAGGgggatttttggttttgtttctggaaaAAGTAGTGATGCAGACTTTCACATGGCTACTTCTAACAGTGGAGGGGGTAGTGAgacttaaatgaataaaatgtataactGGTAAGTCATAAAGAATGCTCACTTTTATTGCATTTACTTTCTATGTACTGtgtgaaagaattaatatttgaACTGTTAACTTTAAGTCGTTTTTGCAACTAGTATTAATGCCATGTGGCATCCTATGAGTCATGACTAACAATACTACCAATGTTTGCATTCTCAtctgtggcttttaaaaaaataaatggagtctaggccgggagcagtggctcacgtatgtaatcccagctctttggaaggccaaagcg is drawn from Homo sapiens chromosome 3, GRCh38.p14 Primary Assembly and contains these coding sequences:
- the C3orf49 gene encoding putative uncharacterized protein C3orf49, which gives rise to MAQPQLYLPEPFKIAYRKVGQCRRFQQLKKKNGSFKRKGIERWHRAVSTNLLKQNVLVPKEESSSDSDMGFHESQQNQKSNLKTKVKTAFGRMLSYKYRSKPACASQEGSTDHKEALLSNTQSLLPRIVKEFSSPKLFTAKMRKLSENATIQLDVVEAETEEITQGNTLLRARRTTKRLSVTSLPSGLQKGPYSPKKRPHFPALKKKKRGMENILRKSDLTVGKLQMQVDDLIETVTDKSMKLLAQRHAELQQCEFLGDEILQSSKQFQRISKRTMRKYKLKNMTTKGPGDS
- the C3orf49 gene encoding putative uncharacterized protein C3orf49 isoform X1 — protein: MAQPQLYLPEPFKIAYRKVGQCRRFQQLKKKNGSFKRKGIERWHRAVSTNLLKQNVLVPKEESSSDSDMGFHESQQNQKSNLKTKVKTAFGRMLSYKYRSKPACASQEGSTDHKEALLSNTQSLLPRIVKEFSSPKLFTAKMRKLSENATIQLDVVEAETEEITQGNTLLRARRTTKRLSVTSLPSGLQKGPYSPKKRPHFPALKKKKRGMENILRKSDLTVGKLQMQVDDLIETVTDKSMKLLAQRHAELQQCEFLGDEILQSSKQFQRISKRTMRKYKLKNVCFPCTCCCF